AGGCCACGCATCCTGCGAATACGTGCGTCTCGACACCCAGCTTATGCAATGCTAACTTCGCCGAAGTTAGCTTAGGCAACACTACGTCCGAAGGGGAGACTGAGGCGTGGAAACCGCTGAATCCGGCGTGATCGCCACCCGGCCGAACACGGCCCGGGTGGACGACGATGTGGCGAGCCGATTCGCGACTTGTTCGCGGGCGCTGGGGCTGACCATCTACGACCGCACGCGGCCGGCCGACCTGGCCGCGGCCCGATCCGGGTTCACCGGCCTGGTGCGGATCGCCCACGACCAAGCCGACGCCTGGGTCGGCCTGGCTGCCGCCGGTGACACCTCCCTTCAAGTCCTGGAAGCGATTTCACGCAATAGCGGTACCGCCGGGGTGTTGCAACGCCAGGTGGAACTGTCGCCGGGCGCGTTGGGGTTCCGCTACGACTCCGGGCTGTACCTGAAGTTCCGTGCCACCGAGCCAGACGACTTCCATCTCGCCTACGCCGCGGCGTTGGCCGGCGCGGGACGGTTTGCCGAGGCGCACGACCTGGTGACGGCTGTCGGGCGGCGTAAGCCGAGCTCGCACGAGGCGCGCTGGGTGGCTGCGACGATTCACTACCGCGCCGAGCGGTGGGCCGACGTGGTCAAACTGCTGTCGCCCGTGGTCAACGACGCCACGCTGGACGAGCGCTACGCGCACGCCGCGAAGATCGCGCTGGGGATCTCGCTCGCGCGGCTCGGGATGTTTGCTGCGGCGCTCGCGTACCTCGAGGAGCCGGAGGGTCCGGTAGCGGTCGCGGCGGTGGACGGGGCGCTGGCCCGCGCGCTGTCGCTGCGGGCCGACGGCGACGAGGACACCGCCCGCGAGGTGCTGCAGGACCTCTACGCGGCCAACCCGGAGAACGCGCAGGTCGAAGAGGCGCTGACGGACACCAGCTTCGGCATCGTGCCGACCACGTCGGACCGCATCGACGCGCGCTCCGACCCGTGGGACGTCGGCACCGAGCCGCAGCCCGGCGACTTCGTCGACCCGGGCGCGCAGGAGCGCAAGGCCGAGTTGCTGTCGGAGGCCGAGCGTGAGCTCGACGAGTTCATCGGCCTGGAGAAGGTCAAGGATCAGGTCGCCCGACTCAAGAGCGCGGTGGCGATGGAGCTGGTGCGCAAGGAGCGTGGCCTCGAGGTCGCGCAGCGCACCCACCACCTGGTCTTCACCGGCCCGCCCGGAACCGGTAAGACCACGATCGCGCGTGTCGTCGCCAAAATCTATTGCGGCCTAGGCCTTTTGAAGAAAGAGAACATCAAAGAGGTGCACCGCGCCGACCTGATCGGTCAGCACATCGGTGAGACCGAGGCCAAGACGAACGCCATCATCGACAGCGCTCTGGACGGCGTGCTGTTCCTGGACGAGGCGTACGCGTTGGTCGCCACCGGCGCCAAGAACGACTTCGGCCTGGTGGCCATCGACACGCTGCTGGCCCGGATGGAGAACGACCGCGACCGGTTGGTGGTCATCATCGCCGGGTATCGCGCCGACCTCGACCGGTTCCTGGACACGAACCAGGGTCTGCGGTCCCGTTTCACCCGGACCATCGACTTCCCGTCGTACCAGCCGTCCGAGCTGATCGAGATCGCCAACTTCATGGCGACCCGGCGCGACAGCGCATTCGACCGCCAGGCGCTCGACGACCTGGAAGCCTTGTTCGCTCACATGGCCAGCACGACGAAGGCCGACTCGGTGGGTGTGGAACGCCGGGGCCTCGACATCGCCGGTAACGGTCGATTCGTTCGTAACGTCGTCGAAAAGTCGGAAGAGGAACGGGAATTCCGGTTGGACCACTCCGAACACGCCAAGACCGGCGAATTCACCGATGAGGAGCTCGTGACGATCACCGCCGCCGACGTGGCTAACACCGTGCCGCCGTTGCTGGAAGGCCTGCGGCTGGAGATGCCCGCATGACCAACCCTGAAAACGGCGACGACCGGCGGTCGTTCGCCTCGCGCACACCGGTGAACGACAACCCGGACAAGGTTGTCTACCGCCGTGGCTTCGTCACCCGCCACCAGGTCACCGGTTGGCGATTTGTCATGCGCCGCATCGCATCTGGTGTGGCGCTGCACGACACCCGGATGCTCGTCGACCCGCTGCGCAGCCAGACCCGTGCGGTGCTGATGGGCGTCGTCGTGCTGGTCACCGCGCTAGTCGGCTGCTTCGTCTTCTCGCTGATCCGGCCGAACGGGTCGGTGGCCAACAACGCGATCCTGGCCGACCGGTCGACCGCCGCGCTGTACGTACGCGTGGGGGATGAACTGCATCCGGTGCTCAACCTGGCTTCGGCCCGGCTGATCGCCGGCAAGCCGGCCAACCCGACACAGGTGAAAAGCACTGAGCTGGACAAGTTTCCGCTCGGTAACTTGATCGGCATCCCCGGTGCGCCGCAACGGATGGTGCAGAACACCCGCAAGGACGCCGACTGGACGGTGTGCGACGCGGCGACCGGTACCGCCGCGGGCGTCACGGTGATCGCGGGTGCCCCGGAGACCAGCGGCGCGCGCGCCGCCGCGGTGGACGCGGGCAAGGCCATTCTGGCCAGCAACTCCGGCAGCGCGTGGCTGCTGTGGGAAGGACGCCGCAGCCGGATCGACCCCGCTGACCACGCGGTGACCGGTGCCCTCGGACTGGGCACCGACATTCACGCGCCGCGGCCGATCGCGGCGGGCCTGTTCAACGCCATTCCCGAGTCGCCGCCGCTGGCCGCCCCCGTCATTCCCGACGCCGGCACACCGGCCCGTTTCCCGGTCCCGGCGCCGATCGGCGGTGTCGTGGAATCACATGGCTTGGAGGGCAATTCGACCAACTACTACGCGGTTCTGCCGGACGGACTGCAGCAGATTTCACCCGTGCTGGCCGCGATCCTGCGCAACGCCAACTCCTACGGTCTGGACCAGCCGCCGCGCTTGAGTGCTGACAAGGTGGCCAAGCTGCCCGTGTCACGGCAACTGGACACCAGCCGCTATCCGGAGCAACGCGTCAGCCTGCTCGACGCGACACACGATCCGGTCACCTGCGCGCATTGGAGCAAGGCCGCCGGCGCTAGCACGAATTCGCTGACGCTGCTTGCCGGTTCGGCGCTGCCGATTCCCGACTCGGTGCACACCGCCGACTTGGTCAGTGCCGGCGTCGACGGCGCCGCCAGCCGGGTGGCGATCGCCCCGGGGTCCGGCTACTTCGCGCAGACCGTCGGCCATAGCCCGTCGTCGCCGGCGGCCGGTTCGCTGTTCTGGATCTCCGACACCGGCGTTCGCTACGGCATCGACAACGAGGCCGGCGTCACCGGAAACGCGAAAACCGCTGATGCGCTTGGCCTTACCCAGCCTGCAACCCCCGCACCGTGGTCCGTCCTGTCATTGTTCGCGCGGGGGCCCGCGCTGTCGCGCGCCGATGCGCTGCTGGCCCACGACGGGGTGGCAGCCGACTTACGACCTGGTCGCGTCAAAGCCGAAGGGCAAAATCGATGAGCCGCTTGATCTTCGAGGCACGCCGCCGGCTGCCCTCGCCGGTGACCCGCAAGGGCAGCATCAGCATCGAGGCACCGCCGGAACTGCCGCGGGTGATTCCGCCGTCGCTGCTGCGCCGCGCGCTGCCAGTGGTGATCGTGTTGCTGATCGTGGGGATGATCGTCGCGATGGTCGCCACCGGAATGCGGCTCATCTCGCCGCAGACATTGTTCTTCCCGTTCGTGCTGCTGCTGGCGGCCACGGCGTTCTTCCGTGGGGGCGACAACAAGTCGCGCACCGAGGAAGTCGATGCCGAGCGCGCCGACTACCTGCGTTATCTCTCGGTGGTGCGAGACAACATCCGCGCCCAGGCCACCGCGCAGCGCGCAGCGGCGCAATGGTCGCATCCCGAACCGGCCGACCTGGCCGCGATCCCCGGATCGCGGCGGCAGTGGGAGCGCGATCCGCAGGACGGCGACTTCCTGGTAGTACGCGCCGGCATCCATTCGGCGGCACTGGATACCGCACTGCGGGTCAACGACACCGCCGACGAGGTCGACCTGGAGCCGGTGTCGCACAGCGCATTACGCAGCCTGCTCGACACCCAGCGCACCGTTCGCGACGTCCCGACCGGAATCGACCTGACCAAGCTGTCACGGGTCACCGTGCTCGGCGACGACGACGAGGTCCGCGGCGCGCTGCGGGCCTGGGTTGCGCAGGCCGTCACCTGGCATGACCCGACCGTGCTCGGCGTAGCGGTCGCCACGCCCGACATCGAGGCGTCGGACTGGTCGTGGGTCAAATGGCTTCCGCACGTGGACATCCCGGCCGAGGCGGACGGAGTGGGCCCGGCCCGCTACCTGTCGGCCAAGCCGGACGAACTGGCCGCGCTGCTCGGCCCGGCGCTTTCCGACCGTCCGGCGTTTACCGGTGGGCCGTCGGATGCGTTGCGGCACTTGCTGATCATCGTCGACGACCCGGACTTCGACCTGGCTGCTTCGCCGCTGGCGGCGGGGCGGGCCGGTGTCACCGTCGTCTACCGCTCGAGCACCCCTCCGCACCGTGAGCAGTACTCGGATCCGGAGCGGCCGATCCTGCGGGTCAGCGACGGCGCGATCGAGCGCTGGCAGACCGGCGGCTGGCAGGGCTACATCGACCATGCCGACTCGCTCGGCGTCGACGACGCGGTGCACGTCGCGCGCCGGCTGTCGCGCTGGGACTCCAACCCGACGCACAGCGGCCTGCAGTCCACGGCGACCCGCGGCGCGACATTCACCACGCTGCTGGGCATTTCGGACGCGTCTCGACTCGACGTGCCCACCATGTGGGCGCCGCGGCATCGCGACGAGGAGTTGCGGGTGCCGATCGGCGTGACGGCCACCGGCGAGCCGCTGATGTTCGATCTCAAGGACGAGGCCGAGGGCGGCATGGGGCCGCACGGCCTGATGATCGGTATGACCGGTGCCGGCAAGTCGCAGACCCTGATGTCGATTCTGTTGTCGCTGTTGACGACTCACTCAGCGGACCGGTTGATCGTAATCTACGCCGACTTCAAGGGTGAGGCCGGCGCGGACATCTTCCGCAACTTCCCCCAGGTCGTGGCGGTGATCTCCAACATGGCTGAGAAGAAGTCGCTGGCGGACCGGTTCGCCGACACCCTGCGTGGCGAGGTGGCCCGACGCGAGACCTTGCTGCGGGAGGCCGGCCGCAAGGTGCAGGGCAGCGCCTTCAACTCGGTGACCGAGTACGAGAATGCCGTCGCCGCGGGGCACGACCTGCCGCCGATCCCGACGCTGTTCGTGGTCGCCGACGAGTTCACCTTGATGCTCGCCGACCACCCCGAGTACGCGGAACTGTTCGACTACGTCGCCCGCAAAGGTCGCTCGTTCCGGATCCACATCCTGTTCGCGTCGCAGACGCTGGATGTCGGCAAGATCAAGGACATCGACAAGAACACCTCGTACCGCATCGGTCTGAAGGTGGCCAGTCCGGCGGTGTCGCGGTCGATCATCGGCGTCGAGGACGCGTACCACATCGAGGCGGGCAAGGAGCACAAGGGCGTCGGCTTCCTGGTGCCCGCGCCAGGCGCCGCGCCGATCAAGTTCCGCAGCACCTACGTCGACGGCATCTACGACCCGCCGCAGACACCGAAAACGCTTGTGGTGCACTCCGTTCCGGAGCCGAAGCTGTTCACCGCCGGCAGGGTCGAACCAGACCAGACCACGGTGATCGCCAAGAACGGTCACGACGAGCCGATCGCGCCGTCGCGCAAGCTGATCTCCACCATCGGCGATCAGCTGGCCCGCTTCGGCCCCCGTGCCCCGGAGCTGTGGCTGCCGCCGCTCGACGAGGTCATCCCGCTGAGCGCCGCGTTGGCGCGTGCGTCGGTGCCGCGCGGCGAATGGCGTTGGCCGCTGGGCGAAATCGACCGGCCGTTCCAGATGCGCCGCGACTCACTGGTGTTCGACGCGCGGTCCTCGGCCGGCAACCTGCTGATCCACGGTGGTGCGAAGTCCGGTAAATCGACTGCGCTGCAGACATTCATCCTGTCGGCGGCCAGCCTGCACTCGCCGCGCGAGGTGAGCTTCTACTGCCTCGACTACGGCGGCGGGCAGCTGCGCGGCCTGGAGGACCTGGCACACGTCGGCAGCGTCGCGTCGTCGCTGGAGCCCGAGCGCATCCGTCGCACCTTCGGCGAGCTGGAGCAGCTGCTGCGGTCCCGTCAGGAACGGGAAGTCTTCCGCGACAAGCAGGGCCCCGACGACGGGCTGGGCCAGGTGTTCCTGGTCATCGACAACCTGTACGCGTTCAGCCGTGACAACACCGACCAGTTCAACACGCGAAACCCGTTGCTGAGCAAGGTGACCGAGCTGGTCAACGTCGGCCTGGCCTACGGCATCCATGTCGTGGTGACGACTCCGAGCTGGCTCGAGGTGCCGCTGGCGATGCGCGACGGCCTGGGCATGCGACTTGAGCTCAAGCTGCACGACGCGCGGGACAGTAACGTCCGGGTGGTCGGTGCGCTGCACCGTCCGGCCGAGGGTGTGCCGGCCGACCAGCCGGGTCGCGGTCTGACCATGGCCGCCGAGCACTTCCTGATCGCTGCGCCCGAACTCGACCAGGTGGCCGCGATCAATGCCCGGCATGAGGGGATCGCCGCGCCACCGGTGCGGCTGCTGCCGAAGAACCTGGAGCCCGCCGTGCTCGAGCCGGTTTACGGCGGAGCCGACCGGATCGTCATCGGTCAGCGCGAAGAGGATTTGGCCGCAGTACAACTGGACTTCGCGCAGAACCCGCTGCTGATGGTGCTGGGCGACACCCGGACCGGTAAGACGACCTTGCTGCGGCACATCATTCGCACCATCCGCGACAACTCCACACCGGACCGCGTCGCATTCACGGTGCTGGACCGTCGGCTGCATCTGGTCGACGAGCCGCTGTTCCCGGACAACGAGTACACCGCCAACATCGACCGGGTCACCCCGGCGATGCTCGGACTCGCGGGCCTGATCGAAAAGCGGCGCCCGCCAGCCGGTTTGGATGCTTCGCAGCTGACCGGATGGTCTTTCGAGGGCCACACCCACTACCTGATCATCGACGACGTCGACCAGATTCCGGATACCCCGGCGATGACGGGACCGTATGTGGGACAACGCCCGTGGACGCCGCTGATCGGCCTGCTCGCGCAGGCCGGCGACCTGGGCCTGCGCGTCATCGTCACAGCGCGGGCCAGCGGTGCCGCGCATGCGTTGATGACCAGCCCGTTGCTGCGCCGGTTCAACGACCTGCAGGCGACCACGCTGATGTTGTCGGGTAACCCGGTGGACGGCGGCAAGGTCCGCGGCCAGCGATTCGACCGGCTGCCGGCCGGTCGGGCGATCCTGCTGACCGACAGCGACACCCCGACGTACGTGCAATTGGTCAATCCGCTTGTCGACGAGAGCGTTTCCGTCGACCGCGGCCGGTGAGTTTCAACAAAAGGAGTGAGGGGTCATGACACTACGGGTTGTTCCAGAAGGATTGGCGTCGGCCAGCGCGGCCGTCGAAGCGATCACCGCACGGTTGGCGGCCGCACACGCGGGCGCCGCGCCGGCCATCACCGCTGTCGTGCCGTCGGCGGCTGACCCGGTGTCGCTGCAGACCGCCGCGGGCTTCAGCGCGCAGGGCACCGAGCATGCCGCCGTCGCGGCCGAGGGCGTCGAGGAACTCGGCCGGGCCGGTGTCGGCGTGGGCGAGTCCGGCGTGAGCTATGCCGCCGGCGACGCCGCTGCCGCGGGGACATACGGCGGCGTCTGACGATGACCGCGCCGGTGTGGATGGCTTCGCCGCCTGAGGTGCACTCAGTGCTCCTCAGCAGCGGTCCTGGCCCGGGGTCGCTGTTGGCGGCCGCGCAGGCCTGGGCCGCGCTGAGCGCTGACTATGCCTCGGCGGCAAGCGATCTCACCTCGCTACTGGGCGCGGTCCAGGCAGGCGCATGGGAGGGCCCGAGCGCCGAGGAATACGTGAGCGCGCACCTGCCCTACCTGGCGTGGCTCACCGAGGCCAGCGCGAACAGCGCCGGCGCGGCAACCCAGCACGAGGTCGCCGCGGCCGCATACACCTCCGCGCTGGCCGCCATGCCGACGATTCCGGAGCTGGCGACCAATCACCTCATTCACGGCGTGCTGATCGCGACGAACTTCTTTGGGATCAATACGATTCCGATCGCGCTCAACGAGGCCGATTATGTCCGCATGTGGGTCCAGGCGGCGACCACGATGGCGAGTTACCAGGCGGTGTCCGGTGCCGCACTCGCGGCGGCGCCCCGCACCGAGGTGGCACCACCGGTGCTCAAGTCCGACAGCGCTCAGTCGGCCGCGGCCGTCCCGCCGACGGGTGACTTCTTCACCGACCTGTTCAACCAGTTGACGCAGCTGATCCAGGATCCGAGCGGGGCACTCAGTGCCATCTTCAGCAATCCGGCAGCGTGGGGTCCGCTGCTGTTCTTCATCGCCTACGAAGCGTTCTTCATCCCGTTCGGTAACACCTTCTGGTCGATCGTGCTCAGTTCGCCCGCGTGGCTCACGGTCATCCTCTACTTCGGCATCAAGGCCGCGCTGTCCGCGGGCGGTGCGGAGCCGGTTCCGGATGTCGCCGGAGTACCGGGCTTCCGGACCGGCCAGCCGACCGGCATGCCCGTCGCGGCGTTGACGTCGCCGGGCGGCGGAAGTGCCACGGCGAGTTCCGGATCGACCGCCGCGGCCGGTGCGGCCGGTGGTGCGGCCCCGGCTCCGGCGCCCGCCGCCGCCTTCCCGTACATGGTCGGTGGCATGGACCCCGACGGTGACCCCGGCCCGACGCTGATCGACCGCGACGAGAACAAGGCGCCGGCCGGCTCGATTGCCGCTGCCGCCGCCGTCGGCGCGGCGAGCCGGGCCAAGGCGCGCACGCGCCGTCGGCGCAAGTCCGAAATGCACGATCACGCAGATGAATTCGCCGACATGAACATCGACGTCGACCCCGACTGGGGGGCGCAGGACGACCGTGAACTGGTCGCTGCCGCGGTCGCATCCGGCAACGGCTCGGGTTCCCTGGGGTTCGCCGGCACGGTGGGCAAGGACAGCTCGGCCGAGGCGTCGGGATTTGCGACGTTGAGCAGCAATGGATTTGGCGAAGGTCCGCGCATTCCGATGGTGCCGGGAACCTGGGAGCCGGAGTCATCGGAGGGGGAGGGGGACCACAGCTGAGCATGTGTTCGGGAGGCAACGGTAATCGGATGAGGAAAGGGTTTCAGGGATGAGTTTGTTGGATGCTCACATTCCGCAGTTGGTGGCGTCGCAGTCGGCGTTTGGTGCCAAGGCGGGTTTGATGCGGTCGACGATTGGTCAGGCCGAGCAGGAGGCGATGTCGTCGCAGGCGTTTCACGCCGGGGATTCGGCGGCGGCGTTTCAGGCGGCGCATGCCCGTTTTGTGGCGGCGGCGGCGAAGGTGAACTCGCTGTTGGATATCGCGCAGGCCAACTTGGGTGATGCGGCGGGTACGTATGTGGCCGCGGACAGTGCTGCGGCGAGCAGCTACCCGGGCTTCTGAGTCGCTGGCTGATTAATCGAAAGGGTTTGTGATGTCGCAGATTATGTACAACTACCCGGCGATGCTGGCGCATTCGGCGGACATGGCGGGCTATGCCGGCACGATTCAGAGTCTGGGTGCCGACATCTCTGCTGAGCAGGCTGCGTTGCAGTCGGCGTGGCAGGGTGACACCGGGTTGAGCTACCAGGCGTGGCAGGCGCAGTGGAACCAGGCGCTGGAGCAGTTGGTGCTGTCGTATCGGGCGATGGCGAGCACGCACGAGAACAACACCACCTCGATGCTGGCTCGCGACTCGGCCGAGGGCGCCAAGTGGGGCGGTTAGGCCCACAACGTCGATGACCAACCAGCCCAACGCCGTCGAGCTGACTGTTGAGCAGGCGTGGTGCATCGCTGAGACCGTGGGAGCGGGCACGTTCCCGTGGGTGCTGGCGATCACCACGCCCTACACCGATGCCGCCGAACGGGGTGCGTTTCTCGCAGCCCAGACCGCCGAACTTGCCCGCATGGGCATGGTGTCGGCCGATGGCGCCATCAATGCGGCAGTGGCCGAATGGATTCGGGTTGTGTGCTTTCCGGAGCGGTGGCTGGACCTGCGCTACGTGGGTTCGGCCGCCGCATCCGGGGGCGACGATCTGCTGCGCGGGATCATCGCCCGCCGCGGCGGTAAAACCGTTGTGGCGCTGCGCAATGCGCAGTTGGTCACCTTTACGTCGATGGATGTCCACGATGCCCGCGCGCTGGTGCCGATCCTCGGTGTCGGCCTGGCGCAGCGCCCGCCGGCACGATTCGACGAGTTCAACCTGCCCGCCCAGGTCGGCGCGCGGGCAGACGAGCGGCTACGCAATGGCACGCCGCTCGCCGAAGTCCTTGACTACCTTGGCATTCCCCAGTCGGCGCGCGCCGTGGTCGAATCGGTGTTCACCGGACCGCGCAGCTACGTGGAGATCGTCGCGGGCTGTCACCACGACGGTCGGCACACCAGCACCGAGGTCGGCATGAGCATCGTCGACACCACGGAGGGCAGGGTGCTGGTGAGCCCGTCGCGGGCCTTCGACGGCGAATGGGTCTCGACGTTCAGCCCCGGCACCTCCTTTGCCGTCGCCGTCGCCGTCGAACAGCTCACCGGCCAACTGCCGGACGGTCATTGGTTCGAAGGCAACCGGCTCTCCCGAGACTTCAGCAGCTCCACCACCCAAACTGTCTGACCCAACACTGCGAACACACGTCGTTCCACAACAGAAAGAGAAGCAATGTTCCGCGAAATCCTGAGGAGTCGGTGATGTCCAGCGCTGTCATTCCCATCGTGCGGGTCGCCATCCTGGCGGACAGCAGGCTGACTGAAATCGCCCTGCCCGCGGACCTGCCGCTGCGCGAAATCCTGCCCGCTGTCGAGCGATTGGTTGTTCCCACCGTCGCCGACGATGCGGCGGGCACCGGTGCGGAAGCTGCGACGCCGGCACGACTCAGCCTCGCCCCCATCGGCGGAGCGCCGTTCAGCCTGGACGCGAGTCTCGGCACGGTCGGCGTGGTCGACGGTGACCTGCTGGCGCTACAGCCGATTCCGGTCGGACCCGCGGCGCCCGGCATCGTCGAGGACATCGCCGACGCCGCGGTCATCTTCTCGACGTCGCGTCTCAAGCCGTGGGGTACCGCGCACATCCAGCGGGGCGCCATCGCCGGTCTAATCGGATTGCTCTGGGCCGCAACCGGTCTCGGGGTCGTGCACCGCGTGGTCACCGGTGCGCCGGTCGGCGCGTTCGTGGTCGGTGCGATCGCTCTGCTCAGCGTCCTCGCCGGTCTGTTCGCGCGGTCGCCGCGCGCCGGTGCGGCGCTGTCCGCAGCCGCCCTGGTTCCGCTCGCGGCGGCGCTGGCCCTCGCGGTCCCGGGACACTTCGGGACGCCACAGATCACCCTCGCCGCAGCCGGGGTGGCTGCCTGGTCACTGATCAGCCTGATCCTGCCGCAGCGCGAAAACCGGGGCAGCATTAGCTTTTTCACCGCTACCACGGTGCTGGGTATCGGTGTCCTGCTGGCCGCCGGCGCGAGCTCGCTGTGGGCGCTGCCGCTGGTGACGTTGGGTGCCGGGCTGCTCGTGGTGGCGTTGCTGGTCACCGTCGAGGCTCCGCAACTGTCCGCGCTGTGGGCGCGGTTCCCGCTGCCGGTGATTCCGGCTCCCGGCGACCCGACCCCGTCGGCGCCGTCGTCGCGGGTGTTGGCGGACCTGCCGCGCCGCGTCCGGATCAGTGACGCGCACCAGACCGGATTCATCGCCGGTGCGGTGCTGCTCAGCGTGATCGGATCGCTGGCCATCGCATGGCGGCCCGAAACCCTGTCGCCGTGGGGCTGGTACGTGATCGCCGCGACCGCGGCGGCCTCCGCGCTGCGGGCCCGGGTCTGGGACTCGGCGTCCATCAAGGCGTGGCTGCTGGCTCAGCCGCATCTGGTGGGCCTGTCGCTGGTGATGCTCTACACCGCGAGCGCGCACTACCTGACCGCGCTGGTGATCGGCGCGGTGCTCGCGGTGCTGGTGGCGGGCTGGGTGACCGTGGCGCTGAGCCCGGCGATCGCGTCGCCGGACACCTACTCGCTGCCCGTGCGCCGACTGGTGGGCTTCGTCGCGTCCGGAATCGACGCGTCGCTCATCCCGGTGCTGGCCTACCTCGTCGGACTGTTCGCGTGGGTGCTTGATCGATGAGCTCTGCCCGCACTCGGCGATTCGGTTGCCTCGCAGCGGCGGTGCTGGCCACGCTGTGGGTCTGCCCGCCCGCGTCGGCGATCGACCGTCCCCAGGTCGATCCCGGTGCCGCGCCGCCGCCCGGCGCGCCCGGCCCCGTCGCGCCGATGGAGAAGAACGGCGAGTGCAGCGCGACCGGCCTCATCACCGGCACCGACGTCAAGGCGGTGCCACCGAGCCAGCAAACGCTGGATCCGGCTGCGGCATGGCAGTTTTCGCGCGGCGACGGCCAGTTGGTCGCGGTGCTGGACACCGGGGTGCGCCCGGGCCCACGACTGCCCGGTGTCCAAGCCGGCGGTGACTATGTCGAATCGACCGACGGTCTCACCGACTGCGACGGTCGTGGGACCGCGGTCGCCGGACTGATCGCCGGCCAACCCGGCGACGACGGCTTCACCGGGATCGCGCCGGGTGCCCGCCTGGTGTCACTGCGGGTGACATCGTCGAAATTCTCGACGCGCGGTGCGGGTGGCGATCCCGCCATCGGACGCGCAGTCGTCGACGTGACGGCCCTCGGTCGCGCGATCGTGCACGCCGCCGACCTCGGCGCCCGCGTGATCACCGTCTCGGGCATCACCTGCCTGCCCGCCGACCGCAACGTCGACCAGGGTGCGCTCGGGGCGGCGATCCGCTACGCGGCCGTCGACAAGGACGCGGTGATCGTGGCCGCCGCGGGCAACATCGGCGCCGCCGGCGCGGCCAGCGGTTCGGCGTGCGACGCGAATCCGCTGACCGACCTGGCGCGTCCGGACGATGCGCGCAATTGGGCTGGCGTGACGTCGGTTTCGGTGCCGTCATGGTGGCAGCCGTACGTGCTGTCCGTCGGATCGTTGACGCCTGGCGACCAGCCGTCGAAGTTCACCATGGCCGGACCGTGGGTGGGCATCGCGGCGCCCGGCGAGAACATCGTTTCGGTGAGCAACCGCGACGACGGCGGACTGGCCAACGGCTTGCCCAACGAGCACCAGCAATTGGTGCCGCTGGCCGGTACCAGCTACGCCGCCGGATACGTCTCGGGCGTCGCCGCATTGGTGCGCAATAAGTACCCGGAGCTGAACTCGACCCAGGTGATCCAGCGGATCACCGCGTCGGCGCACAACGGGGCCCGCGCGCCGTCCAACGTCGTCGGCGCGGGCGCCGTCGACCCGGTGGCCGCGCTTACCTGGCAGCTGCCCGCCAACGCGCACGGTGACGCGTCGCCGGTGAAACACGTTGCGGCGCCGCCACCCGCAGCCCCCAAGAGCCCCTGGCCCAAGATCGTCGCCTTCGGCGGAACGGCCGCACTCGTACTGGCCGTCGTG
The sequence above is a segment of the Candidatus Mycobacterium wuenschmannii genome. Coding sequences within it:
- the eccCa gene encoding type VII secretion protein EccCa, which codes for MSRLIFEARRRLPSPVTRKGSISIEAPPELPRVIPPSLLRRALPVVIVLLIVGMIVAMVATGMRLISPQTLFFPFVLLLAATAFFRGGDNKSRTEEVDAERADYLRYLSVVRDNIRAQATAQRAAAQWSHPEPADLAAIPGSRRQWERDPQDGDFLVVRAGIHSAALDTALRVNDTADEVDLEPVSHSALRSLLDTQRTVRDVPTGIDLTKLSRVTVLGDDDEVRGALRAWVAQAVTWHDPTVLGVAVATPDIEASDWSWVKWLPHVDIPAEADGVGPARYLSAKPDELAALLGPALSDRPAFTGGPSDALRHLLIIVDDPDFDLAASPLAAGRAGVTVVYRSSTPPHREQYSDPERPILRVSDGAIERWQTGGWQGYIDHADSLGVDDAVHVARRLSRWDSNPTHSGLQSTATRGATFTTLLGISDASRLDVPTMWAPRHRDEELRVPIGVTATGEPLMFDLKDEAEGGMGPHGLMIGMTGAGKSQTLMSILLSLLTTHSADRLIVIYADFKGEAGADIFRNFPQVVAVISNMAEKKSLADRFADTLRGEVARRETLLREAGRKVQGSAFNSVTEYENAVAAGHDLPPIPTLFVVADEFTLMLADHPEYAELFDYVARKGRSFRIHILFASQTLDVGKIKDIDKNTSYRIGLKVASPAVSRSIIGVEDAYHIEAGKEHKGVGFLVPAPGAAPIKFRSTYVDGIYDPPQTPKTLVVHSVPEPKLFTAGRVEPDQTTVIAKNGHDEPIAPSRKLISTIGDQLARFGPRAPELWLPPLDEVIPLSAALARASVPRGEWRWPLGEIDRPFQMRRDSLVFDARSSAGNLLIHGGAKSGKSTALQTFILSAASLHSPREVSFYCLDYGGGQLRGLEDLAHVGSVASSLEPERIRRTFGELEQLLRSRQEREVFRDKQGPDDGLGQVFLVIDNLYAFSRDNTDQFNTRNPLLSKVTELVNVGLAYGIHVVVTTPSWLEVPLAMRDGLGMRLELKLHDARDSNVRVVGALHRPAEGVPADQPGRGLTMAAEHFLIAAPELDQVAAINARHEGIAAPPVRLLPKNLEPAVLEPVYGGADRIVIGQREEDLAAVQLDFAQNPLLMVLGDTRTGKTTLLRHIIRTIRDNSTPDRVAFTVLDRRLHLVDEPLFPDNEYTANIDRVTPAMLGLAGLIEKRRPPAGLDASQLTGWSFEGHTHYLIIDDVDQIPDTPAMTGPYVGQRPWTPLIGLLAQAGDLGLRVIVTARASGAAHALMTSPLLRRFNDLQATTLMLSGNPVDGGKVRGQRFDRLPAGRAILLTDSDTPTYVQLVNPLVDESVSVDRGR
- a CDS encoding PE family protein, coding for MTLRVVPEGLASASAAVEAITARLAAAHAGAAPAITAVVPSAADPVSLQTAAGFSAQGTEHAAVAAEGVEELGRAGVGVGESGVSYAAGDAAAAGTYGGV
- a CDS encoding PPE family protein, whose protein sequence is MTAPVWMASPPEVHSVLLSSGPGPGSLLAAAQAWAALSADYASAASDLTSLLGAVQAGAWEGPSAEEYVSAHLPYLAWLTEASANSAGAATQHEVAAAAYTSALAAMPTIPELATNHLIHGVLIATNFFGINTIPIALNEADYVRMWVQAATTMASYQAVSGAALAAAPRTEVAPPVLKSDSAQSAAAVPPTGDFFTDLFNQLTQLIQDPSGALSAIFSNPAAWGPLLFFIAYEAFFIPFGNTFWSIVLSSPAWLTVILYFGIKAALSAGGAEPVPDVAGVPGFRTGQPTGMPVAALTSPGGGSATASSGSTAAAGAAGGAAPAPAPAAAFPYMVGGMDPDGDPGPTLIDRDENKAPAGSIAAAAAVGAASRAKARTRRRRKSEMHDHADEFADMNIDVDPDWGAQDDRELVAAAVASGNGSGSLGFAGTVGKDSSAEASGFATLSSNGFGEGPRIPMVPGTWEPESSEGEGDHS
- the esxG gene encoding type VII secretion system protein EsxG; this translates as MSLLDAHIPQLVASQSAFGAKAGLMRSTIGQAEQEAMSSQAFHAGDSAAAFQAAHARFVAAAAKVNSLLDIAQANLGDAAGTYVAADSAAASSYPGF
- a CDS encoding WXG100 family type VII secretion target, translated to MSQIMYNYPAMLAHSADMAGYAGTIQSLGADISAEQAALQSAWQGDTGLSYQAWQAQWNQALEQLVLSYRAMASTHENNTTSMLARDSAEGAKWGG